In Paenibacillus phoenicis, one genomic interval encodes:
- a CDS encoding chemotaxis protein CheW — translation MGEELKVIVFKLGHEEYGIDVDKVQTIERMMPITRVPKTYSFVKGVINLRGVVIPVIDLRGRFGLPETEYTDQTRIIIVSANEMQVGFIVDSANDVIDLNTDLIDSPPDVVGGIKAKYLHGVARISEERLLVMLNLSEVLSRKEIIQLESLEG, via the coding sequence ATGGGAGAGGAATTAAAAGTTATCGTATTTAAGTTAGGGCATGAAGAATACGGCATCGACGTGGACAAGGTCCAAACGATCGAACGCATGATGCCCATCACGCGCGTTCCCAAAACCTATTCATTTGTGAAAGGCGTGATTAATCTGCGCGGCGTCGTCATTCCGGTGATCGATTTGCGCGGCCGCTTTGGACTGCCGGAGACCGAATACACGGATCAGACCCGGATCATTATTGTCTCGGCTAACGAAATGCAGGTAGGCTTCATCGTTGACTCTGCCAATGATGTCATCGACCTGAATACCGATTTGATCGACTCGCCGCCGGATGTCGTTGGCGGCATCAAAGCTAAATATCTTCACGGGGTAGCCCGAATTTCCGAGGAACGGCTGCTGGTCATGCTGAATTTGTCGGAAGTGCTTAGCCGTAAGGAAATCATTCAATTAGAAAGCTTAGAGGGCTAA
- a CDS encoding chemotaxis protein CheA: MDMNQYLSMFIDESNDHLQSLNEKMLELENNPDDISIVQVIFRSAHTLKGMAATMGFEDLSSLTHQMENVLDLVRNEKLKMQEFIFDTLFKSLDALQMMVQDITQGGEGKADVSDIVDALQSIVRGDFTEGGSSAASKPAAAGAAANSTSAIQLDQYQYSVLEQSITEGHKVLYIEVAIREDCQLKAARAYLVFDLLERFGEIVKSSPSVQDIEQEKFDRSFSLYYITQKDSAEIQSMIMNLSEIDSAQVAALDHETLAQLNAGAKEAAATAEAVAPAPAQAPSQPAPAKPAAAPEAKTNARPAGGASAPARTIRVDIERLDVLMNLLSELLIDRARLEQLATEVKRSDLTETVEHMSRVGSDLQNIVLKLRMVPVDTVFNRFPRMVRDLAKSLDKKIDLNIVGAETELDRTVIDEIGDPLVHLLRNAVDHGVESTAERIAAGKPEAGTIQLRAFHSGNHVFIEIEDDGHGIDRNKVLQRALKNGIIKESEAASMTDEQVYMLLFAPGFSTAEVISDISGRGVGLDVVKSKIESLSGAVSVESKLGVGTKFSVQLPLTLSIISAMLIKVGEEKYAIPLSSIVETGLIRRDQIREVHGYTMVAYRDTHIPFMSLAKLFDIPGFSENDEEETEIVVIRKGDRLAALAIEDFIGQSEIVIKNLGKYLPSIQGVAGATILGDGQVALIIDPNAFIK; encoded by the coding sequence ATGGACATGAATCAGTATTTATCCATGTTTATCGATGAGTCGAACGATCATTTGCAATCATTAAACGAAAAAATGCTGGAGCTGGAAAACAACCCCGACGATATCAGCATCGTTCAAGTCATCTTCCGATCGGCCCATACGCTGAAAGGGATGGCGGCAACGATGGGGTTCGAGGATTTGTCTTCGCTCACGCACCAGATGGAGAACGTCCTGGACCTCGTCCGGAACGAAAAGCTGAAAATGCAGGAATTTATCTTCGACACCCTGTTTAAGAGCCTGGATGCGCTGCAAATGATGGTGCAGGACATTACCCAAGGCGGCGAAGGGAAAGCGGACGTCAGCGATATCGTTGATGCACTGCAGTCCATCGTACGCGGGGATTTTACGGAAGGCGGAAGCTCGGCGGCAAGCAAGCCGGCAGCAGCTGGGGCCGCGGCGAACAGCACATCGGCTATCCAACTGGATCAATATCAATATTCCGTCTTGGAGCAGTCCATCACGGAAGGACATAAGGTGTTGTACATCGAAGTGGCGATCCGGGAGGATTGCCAACTGAAAGCGGCACGCGCCTACCTCGTCTTTGATCTCCTGGAAAGATTCGGGGAAATCGTGAAATCTTCGCCATCTGTACAGGATATCGAGCAAGAGAAATTTGACCGAAGCTTTTCCCTTTATTACATAACCCAAAAAGATTCCGCCGAGATTCAAAGTATGATCATGAATCTGTCGGAAATTGATTCGGCCCAGGTTGCGGCGCTGGATCATGAAACTTTAGCACAGCTGAATGCCGGAGCGAAGGAGGCGGCTGCGACGGCCGAAGCCGTAGCACCAGCTCCTGCTCAGGCCCCAAGCCAACCAGCTCCAGCTAAACCGGCTGCAGCGCCTGAAGCGAAAACGAACGCTCGCCCAGCTGGAGGAGCCTCCGCTCCCGCCCGTACGATTCGGGTGGATATCGAGCGCCTGGACGTGCTGATGAATCTGCTCAGCGAATTGTTGATTGACCGTGCTCGCTTGGAGCAGCTGGCTACAGAAGTCAAACGAAGCGACTTAACTGAAACGGTTGAGCATATGAGCCGCGTCGGCAGCGATTTGCAGAACATTGTGCTGAAGCTGCGGATGGTTCCAGTCGATACCGTGTTCAACCGCTTCCCGCGGATGGTTCGCGATCTAGCGAAATCGCTCGACAAGAAAATCGATCTGAACATCGTGGGTGCGGAAACGGAACTCGATCGCACAGTCATCGACGAAATCGGGGATCCCTTGGTGCATCTGCTTCGGAATGCCGTTGACCATGGGGTAGAATCCACGGCCGAACGGATTGCCGCAGGTAAACCGGAAGCCGGGACAATTCAGCTGCGGGCTTTCCATAGCGGTAATCATGTGTTTATCGAAATCGAGGATGACGGACACGGCATTGACCGCAATAAAGTACTGCAAAGAGCGCTCAAAAACGGCATCATCAAAGAGAGCGAAGCCGCCTCGATGACGGACGAGCAGGTGTACATGCTCTTGTTTGCTCCGGGCTTTAGTACAGCCGAGGTCATCTCCGATATTTCCGGACGCGGGGTTGGACTTGACGTCGTCAAATCCAAAATCGAATCCTTAAGCGGCGCAGTATCGGTAGAATCGAAGCTGGGCGTCGGTACGAAGTTTTCCGTACAGCTTCCGCTGACCTTGTCGATTATTTCGGCCATGCTCATTAAGGTCGGGGAAGAAAAATATGCGATTCCGCTGTCCTCCATCGTCGAAACCGGCTTAATCCGGCGCGACCAGATTCGGGAAGTGCACGGTTATACGATGGTCGCTTACCGCGATACCCATATTCCTTTCATGTCGCTCGCGAAGTTATTTGACATTCCGGGCTTCTCCGAGAATGATGAAGAGGAAACGGAAATCGTCGTGATCCGCAAAGGTGATCGGTTAGCTGCGTTAGCGATCGAGGATTTCATTGGCCAAAGCGAAATCGTGATTAAAAACCTGGGCAAATATCTGCCATCGATTCAAGGGGTTGCCGGTGCAACGATTCTGGGCGATGGTCAGGTTGCGCTCATCATCGATCCGAACGCCTTCATTAAATAA
- the flhF gene encoding flagellar biosynthesis protein FlhF gives MRVKRYIVDTMPDAMLKIRNELGSDAVILSTKEVKLGGFLGMFQKKKIEVIAATEEKAAPAPKAKPLLPAQPSVPAPVARQAVPEAYRKTSQLAQPAASPQAGSASPVLTAIGVQEREEPIIPPVTPPAPQPPVTEPQLRQTSIEPASSAASARLEAAIARAADPEQFLAPTGARSVNSAKEERLLEEIRQMKMWLSELAKKQTNGREMPPGLHSIQQQLMSQEVGPELADRWVEEVYEAWLSSGKTLSDDDMQARLRTIVNSFLDHRIDAGIGDQTRIVYIAGPTGVGKTTTIAKLAADQIFRLHKKVGFITADTYRISAIEQLRTYATILNVPLEVVQSPGDVQRAMQRLEHCDLILMDTAGRNYLNELFVAELHSLLAPSDVSETYLVLSLTSKAQDMKRITEHFSKYNLDKLIFTKLDETETTGAIFNLLNEYPFKVSFLTNGQNVPDDLLQADAELMVDMLLGERKP, from the coding sequence ATGAGAGTAAAACGATATATCGTCGACACGATGCCTGACGCCATGTTGAAAATTCGCAATGAGCTGGGTTCGGATGCGGTTATCTTGAGTACGAAGGAAGTAAAGCTCGGCGGTTTCCTCGGCATGTTCCAGAAAAAGAAGATTGAAGTGATTGCTGCGACGGAGGAGAAGGCGGCACCGGCACCTAAAGCCAAACCGCTTCTGCCGGCACAGCCGTCGGTTCCGGCTCCTGTTGCACGCCAAGCCGTGCCGGAGGCATACCGCAAAACGTCGCAGTTAGCCCAGCCTGCTGCCTCGCCGCAGGCTGGGTCTGCGTCCCCCGTTCTCACGGCCATTGGCGTTCAGGAACGGGAGGAGCCGATTATCCCCCCGGTCACGCCGCCAGCGCCTCAGCCGCCGGTCACGGAGCCGCAGCTGCGCCAAACCTCCATTGAACCCGCATCCAGCGCGGCTTCAGCTCGATTGGAGGCGGCGATCGCACGTGCGGCCGACCCCGAACAGTTCCTGGCCCCGACCGGGGCTAGGAGCGTAAACTCCGCCAAAGAAGAGCGCTTGCTCGAAGAAATTCGGCAAATGAAGATGTGGCTCAGCGAGCTGGCGAAGAAGCAAACCAATGGCCGCGAAATGCCGCCGGGTTTGCATTCTATCCAACAGCAGTTGATGAGCCAAGAGGTGGGCCCGGAGCTTGCAGATCGTTGGGTAGAAGAGGTTTACGAGGCTTGGTTAAGCTCCGGCAAGACTTTAAGCGATGACGACATGCAAGCTAGGCTTCGGACCATCGTCAACAGCTTCCTGGATCACCGGATCGATGCGGGGATTGGCGATCAGACAAGGATCGTATATATCGCCGGGCCGACGGGGGTCGGGAAGACGACGACCATTGCCAAGCTAGCGGCGGACCAAATTTTCCGCTTGCACAAGAAGGTAGGGTTCATCACGGCGGACACCTATCGGATTTCGGCAATTGAACAGCTGCGGACCTACGCAACCATCTTAAATGTACCGCTGGAGGTGGTTCAGTCTCCCGGCGATGTACAACGGGCCATGCAACGCTTAGAGCACTGTGACTTGATCCTGATGGACACGGCCGGAAGGAACTATCTGAATGAGCTGTTTGTGGCGGAGCTGCACAGCCTGCTTGCCCCTTCGGATGTCAGCGAGACGTATTTGGTCCTTAGCTTGACTTCCAAAGCGCAGGACATGAAACGGATCACCGAGCACTTTAGCAAATATAACTTGGATAAGTTAATTTTTACGAAGCTGGATGAAACGGAAACGACCGGCGCGATCTTTAATCTGTTAAACGAGTACCCGTTCAAGGTGTCTTTCCTGACCAACGGTCAAAATGTACCAGATGACCTGCTGCAGGCGGACGCCGAGTTAATGGTTGATATGCTGCTGGGAGAGCGGAAGCCATGA
- the flhA gene encoding flagellar biosynthesis protein FlhA, translating to MKKFKDLFILVGIIGIVLLMIVPIPTWLLDILLIINISLALIILLVAMNTKEALQFSIFPAMLLVTTLFRLALNVSTTKLILGQAKAGHVVATFGSWVSHGEPVVGFVVFLILVVVQFIVITKGSERVAEVAARFTLDAMPGKQMSIDADLNAGLINEQQARERRNKIEREADFYGAMDGASKFVKGDAIASIIILLINLIGGFIIGMTIHGMSFNDALSTYSLLTIGDGLVSQIPALLISTAAGLIVTRASSEGNLADDITGQLFTYPKLLFVVAGTIALLGTFTPIGIWTTYPFAGLMVFAAIKMQKNMDRRQIEQEQQEEEQQIEEVRSPESVINLLQVDPIEFEFGYGLIPLADTGQGGDLLDRIIMIRRQCALELGLVVPVIRIRDNIQLKPNEYVIKIKGNVVGGGELLLNHYLAMSPGMDDDTITGIETREPAFGLPALWIDEATKDRAELAGYTVVDPPSVVATHLTELIKKHAHELLGRQETKALVDNLKENYAVLVDELIPSVLSIGDVQKVLAKLLKEKISIRDMVTIFETLADYGTYTKDPDVLTEYVRQALSRQITQQYTQPGETMRVITVGPNLEKKIAESVQQTEQGSYLALDPASTQTVFQKLTEQINRLVQTGHQPILLTSPTIRMYLRQIIERSMQDIPVLSYSELEPNVEIQSVGVVNL from the coding sequence GTGAAGAAATTTAAAGATTTATTTATTCTTGTTGGCATAATTGGCATCGTCTTGCTGATGATCGTTCCGATCCCGACTTGGCTGCTGGATATTTTGTTGATCATCAATATTTCCCTCGCACTGATCATTTTGCTCGTTGCGATGAACACCAAGGAGGCCTTGCAGTTCTCCATCTTTCCAGCCATGCTGCTCGTGACGACCTTATTTCGTTTGGCGTTAAATGTATCGACGACCAAGCTGATTCTGGGACAGGCCAAAGCCGGCCACGTGGTGGCTACATTCGGATCATGGGTTTCACATGGAGAGCCCGTTGTCGGTTTTGTCGTCTTCCTGATTCTCGTGGTCGTTCAGTTTATCGTCATTACCAAAGGCTCGGAACGTGTAGCTGAGGTTGCTGCACGGTTTACCCTCGACGCGATGCCAGGGAAACAGATGAGTATCGATGCCGACCTCAATGCCGGCCTCATTAATGAGCAGCAAGCCCGTGAGCGCCGTAATAAGATTGAACGGGAAGCCGATTTCTACGGCGCCATGGATGGTGCGAGTAAATTTGTAAAAGGGGATGCCATCGCGAGTATCATTATCCTCCTGATCAACCTGATCGGGGGCTTTATTATCGGGATGACGATCCATGGCATGAGCTTTAACGATGCCCTTTCGACTTATTCGCTGCTGACGATCGGGGACGGCTTGGTCAGTCAGATTCCGGCATTGCTGATTTCTACCGCAGCCGGCCTGATCGTAACCCGCGCCTCCTCGGAAGGCAACCTGGCAGACGATATTACGGGGCAGCTGTTCACCTATCCGAAGCTGTTATTCGTAGTAGCTGGGACGATCGCCCTACTTGGCACCTTTACGCCGATCGGTATTTGGACAACTTATCCGTTCGCCGGATTAATGGTCTTTGCCGCGATTAAGATGCAGAAAAATATGGACCGGCGGCAAATCGAGCAGGAGCAACAGGAGGAGGAGCAGCAAATCGAAGAAGTTCGCAGCCCCGAGAGCGTCATCAACCTGCTTCAGGTGGATCCGATCGAATTCGAATTCGGTTACGGGCTGATTCCTCTTGCCGATACGGGGCAAGGCGGGGATTTGCTGGACCGGATCATCATGATCCGGCGTCAATGTGCGCTTGAACTTGGACTGGTTGTTCCCGTCATTCGCATTCGCGACAATATTCAACTAAAACCGAATGAATATGTCATCAAAATAAAAGGAAATGTCGTAGGCGGTGGTGAATTATTACTTAATCACTATTTAGCCATGAGTCCAGGGATGGATGACGACACGATTACAGGTATCGAGACCCGCGAACCTGCGTTTGGTTTACCGGCCCTTTGGATCGATGAAGCGACCAAGGATCGGGCGGAACTGGCGGGCTATACCGTAGTTGATCCGCCATCTGTCGTGGCAACGCATTTGACGGAGCTGATTAAGAAGCATGCGCATGAGCTGCTGGGCCGTCAAGAGACGAAAGCCCTGGTCGACAACCTCAAGGAGAATTACGCGGTTCTTGTCGACGAATTAATTCCGTCGGTGTTGTCGATTGGTGACGTCCAGAAGGTGCTGGCCAAATTGCTTAAAGAGAAAATCTCGATTCGAGATATGGTGACCATTTTCGAGACGCTGGCGGATTACGGAACCTATACCAAGGATCCGGATGTGCTCACCGAATACGTCAGACAAGCGTTATCCCGACAAATTACGCAGCAATATACCCAACCAGGTGAAACGATGCGCGTAATCACTGTGGGACCTAACCTGGAGAAGAAAATCGCCGAGAGTGTGCAGCAGACCGAACAAGGCAGCTATCTGGCACTGGATCCAGCTTCAACGCAGACGGTCTTCCAGAAGCTGACGGAGCAAATCAACCGCTTGGTCCAAACGGGCCATCAACCGATCCTGCTCACCTCGCCAACGATCCGGATGTATTTGCGGCAAATCATTGAGCGCAGCATGCAGGATATTCCGGTGTTATCTTACAGCGAGTTGGAACCCAATGTTGAAATTCAAAGTGTCGGGGTGGTGAATTTATGA
- a CDS encoding MinD/ParA family protein: MNDQAQALRQLVSSHREAAGSTARKGSAKILTISSGKGGVGKSNFTLNFALALKSLGRKVLIFDADIGMANIDVLMGIRPRYNLYHLLKGEKNITEIVELGTHALPFIAGGSGLTELFTLSEGDLNYFTSQIEMISEEMDFILFDTGAGLSKETLKFITAADECLVVTTPEPTSITDAYALIKVVHGMDQELPFRLVVNRVSGELEAKQVADKISLVASRFLDMEIPVLGYLNDDPHVMQAVKKQVPFSIAFPGCSATRDIQRLALAYLNVPQTKPKDTLSGIKGFMQKWLKLAK; encoded by the coding sequence ATGAATGACCAGGCCCAAGCACTCAGACAATTGGTATCTTCGCATCGAGAGGCAGCTGGGTCTACGGCCCGCAAGGGTTCTGCCAAGATCTTGACGATCAGCAGCGGCAAGGGCGGCGTAGGCAAATCCAACTTTACGCTGAATTTTGCCTTAGCGCTAAAGTCGCTTGGACGTAAAGTACTGATCTTTGATGCGGATATCGGTATGGCAAATATCGACGTGTTAATGGGCATCAGGCCGAGATATAACTTGTATCACTTGCTGAAGGGAGAAAAGAACATTACGGAGATCGTGGAGCTGGGCACGCACGCGTTACCTTTTATTGCGGGCGGCTCCGGGCTCACCGAACTGTTCACCCTGTCCGAAGGGGATCTGAATTACTTCACCTCGCAGATCGAGATGATTTCCGAGGAGATGGATTTTATCCTTTTTGATACAGGTGCCGGTTTATCGAAGGAAACGCTCAAGTTCATCACCGCTGCCGATGAGTGCCTGGTCGTCACGACGCCGGAGCCAACCTCGATCACAGATGCTTATGCCTTGATCAAGGTTGTTCATGGAATGGATCAAGAGTTGCCATTCCGGTTAGTCGTTAACCGGGTCTCCGGGGAGCTTGAGGCGAAGCAGGTCGCCGATAAAATTTCGTTGGTCGCCAGCCGTTTCCTCGATATGGAAATCCCTGTGCTCGGCTATCTCAACGACGATCCGCATGTGATGCAGGCGGTCAAGAAGCAGGTTCCTTTCTCCATCGCTTTCCCCGGTTGCTCGGCAACGCGCGATATTCAGCGATTGGCTTTGGCTTATCTGAATGTTCCGCAAACCAAGCCGAAGGATACTTTATCGGGAATCAAGGGATTTATGCAGAAATGGTTAAAACTGGCAAAATGA
- a CDS encoding FliA/WhiG family RNA polymerase sigma factor, with protein sequence MNERKTSTLNHADLWERWKEHGDLEAKKQLIEKYLPIVDYVSGRLAVGLPKNVSKDDLASNGVMGLIDAVEKFDYKRGLQFETYASWRVRGAILDGLRQGDWVPRSVREKAKKIEEGYQHLEQQYLRSVTDAEMSSYLNVSEKEFQSMLQEVAVMTLCSLEDPIREEESETRLTLLVDEKAKNPDYKVREFYLRESLAKGIEKLTEKERTVVSLLYYEDLSLSEIAEVMSLSPSRISQLHSKAILRLRGSLEKQRDLLLAED encoded by the coding sequence TTGAACGAGCGGAAGACATCCACTCTGAATCATGCCGACCTTTGGGAAAGATGGAAAGAGCACGGTGATTTAGAGGCCAAGAAACAACTTATCGAGAAGTATCTGCCCATTGTCGACTACGTTTCAGGACGTCTCGCTGTCGGTTTGCCCAAAAACGTATCCAAGGACGATCTCGCCAGCAACGGTGTTATGGGATTGATCGATGCGGTCGAAAAGTTTGACTACAAACGGGGACTTCAGTTCGAAACCTATGCATCTTGGCGGGTTCGGGGGGCGATTTTGGACGGCCTGCGGCAAGGGGACTGGGTTCCCCGATCCGTGAGAGAGAAAGCCAAGAAAATCGAAGAGGGTTACCAGCATCTAGAGCAGCAATATCTCCGCTCCGTCACAGACGCTGAGATGAGTTCCTATCTCAATGTTAGCGAGAAGGAATTTCAAAGTATGCTTCAGGAAGTTGCCGTCATGACCCTTTGTTCGCTGGAGGATCCCATCCGCGAAGAAGAATCGGAGACTCGTCTTACTTTACTCGTTGACGAAAAGGCAAAAAACCCGGATTATAAGGTTAGGGAGTTCTATCTTCGTGAATCCCTTGCAAAAGGGATTGAGAAGTTGACCGAGAAGGAACGTACAGTGGTCTCCCTACTATATTATGAGGATTTATCCTTGAGCGAGATCGCCGAGGTCATGTCTTTGTCGCCCTCGCGGATTTCGCAATTGCACTCTAAGGCGATCTTGCGCCTTCGGGGCAGCTTAGAGAAGCAGCGCGATCTATTGCTGGCTGAAGACTGA
- a CDS encoding protein-glutamate methylesterase/protein-glutamine glutaminase — translation MSYRVMVVDDSAFMRKIISDLIEQDKAFQVSATAKNGREAIEQIARVQPDLVTMDVEMPEMNGLDALKVIMKEHPLPVIMLSGINEQGMRETIMALELGAFDFIRKPSATTSEHDIEQVGRELREQMRAAMQAKERRDAWTAAQLSAPVLPAAGKPPQAGVAAPKPPVPKPAAPSPGRAAAASPAPPAGPAPAGGTAAARPPLAGSPRLTTRQPAASPAAPSGGRDALGRRPAKAPAERARPAPGLGGAAKTAPPARPTSPPRLEPAAAEVAAAREKAGGDAGRGRPRCGRPPEEFTDLVAIGTSTGGPKALKAVLEKIPGDFPAPIVIVQHMPPNFTKSLAQRLNSLCELNVVEAEQGQELQSGTAYIAPGGFHMNVVPSPAGGYRVHLTTDQPCNGHRPSVDVLYESLLPLQALKRHIVLLTGMGSDGARVMKRLYDAGVTSTIAESEETCVVFGMPRSAIELKCVSHVLPLYEIGPKLVQEVAKKASL, via the coding sequence ATGTCTTATCGAGTGATGGTGGTAGACGATTCGGCGTTTATGCGTAAGATCATCTCGGACCTGATCGAACAGGACAAGGCTTTTCAGGTCTCGGCAACGGCCAAGAACGGACGCGAAGCGATTGAGCAAATCGCGCGAGTTCAACCGGATTTGGTGACGATGGACGTGGAAATGCCGGAAATGAACGGTCTGGACGCGCTCAAGGTCATCATGAAGGAACATCCGTTGCCGGTAATTATGCTGTCGGGCATCAATGAACAAGGCATGCGGGAGACGATCATGGCGCTGGAGCTTGGCGCCTTCGATTTCATCCGCAAGCCATCGGCTACCACCAGCGAGCATGACATCGAGCAGGTGGGCCGCGAGCTGCGCGAGCAGATGCGCGCCGCGATGCAGGCGAAGGAGCGGCGCGATGCCTGGACAGCGGCGCAGCTCAGCGCGCCGGTGCTGCCCGCGGCCGGCAAGCCGCCCCAGGCAGGCGTTGCCGCGCCAAAGCCGCCGGTGCCGAAGCCGGCGGCGCCCAGCCCGGGCCGCGCAGCGGCCGCGTCCCCGGCGCCGCCCGCCGGGCCGGCGCCTGCCGGCGGCACAGCCGCTGCGCGCCCGCCGCTCGCGGGCTCGCCTCGTCTGACGACGAGGCAGCCCGCAGCGAGCCCGGCCGCGCCGAGCGGCGGCCGGGACGCCCTGGGCCGGCGCCCGGCGAAGGCGCCGGCGGAGCGCGCACGGCCCGCGCCTGGCCTTGGCGGCGCGGCGAAGACCGCCCCGCCGGCAAGGCCCACATCGCCGCCGCGGCTTGAGCCGGCGGCGGCGGAAGTGGCCGCCGCCCGGGAGAAGGCGGGCGGCGATGCCGGCAGAGGGCGTCCCCGCTGCGGACGCCCTCCAGAGGAGTTCACCGATCTTGTTGCGATCGGTACTTCAACCGGGGGCCCCAAGGCGCTCAAAGCCGTCTTGGAGAAAATCCCGGGGGACTTTCCGGCACCGATTGTCATCGTGCAGCATATGCCGCCGAACTTTACCAAGTCGCTCGCTCAGCGGCTGAACAGCTTATGCGAGCTCAACGTCGTTGAGGCGGAGCAAGGCCAGGAGCTGCAAAGTGGGACGGCATACATTGCTCCGGGAGGTTTCCATATGAACGTCGTGCCTAGTCCGGCAGGCGGTTATCGCGTACATTTGACGACCGACCAGCCTTGCAACGGACATCGACCTTCGGTGGACGTCTTGTATGAATCGCTGCTCCCGCTGCAAGCGCTGAAACGTCATATCGTACTGCTAACGGGGATGGGCAGCGACGGGGCGAGAGTCATGAAGCGGCTTTATGACGCTGGCGTGACTTCCACCATTGCCGAGAGCGAAGAGACGTGCGTCGTATTCGGTATGCCGCGCTCGGCAATCGAACTGAAATGCGTCAGCCATGTATTACCGCTATACGAGATTGGCCCCAAGCTTGTACAAGAAGTAGCTAAAAAAGCCAGCTTGTGA
- a CDS encoding chemotaxis protein CheC has product MDLFRGFEDFKIDILKEVGNIGAGNAATALSKLLDKPIDMAVPMVQMLPFEAIADRVGGAENLVLAVFFRVEGDAPGNLFFILSPEAAKKLLTRLAGITVDDGGTFSEMGWSALSEIGNILAGSYLSSLADFTSLQMSPTVPALALDMAGAILSYGLLQFGEMGDSALLIDTKFIEGQDEVEGQFFLIPDPDSFAKIFAALGVPIDHDR; this is encoded by the coding sequence GTGGATTTGTTCAGAGGGTTCGAAGACTTCAAAATAGACATTTTGAAGGAGGTCGGCAATATCGGCGCGGGAAATGCCGCTACGGCGTTGTCCAAGCTGCTGGACAAGCCGATCGATATGGCCGTTCCTATGGTCCAGATGCTCCCGTTTGAAGCGATTGCGGATCGTGTCGGCGGCGCGGAAAACTTGGTGCTGGCCGTATTCTTCCGTGTGGAAGGGGATGCGCCGGGCAATCTGTTTTTCATCCTAAGCCCGGAAGCCGCGAAGAAGCTGCTGACTCGTTTGGCCGGTATCACGGTGGATGATGGTGGAACCTTCTCTGAGATGGGGTGGTCGGCGTTATCGGAAATCGGAAATATTTTGGCCGGTTCGTATTTGTCATCGTTGGCCGATTTCACCTCCCTGCAAATGTCGCCTACCGTACCTGCTTTAGCTCTGGACATGGCGGGTGCGATCTTGAGTTACGGACTCCTGCAGTTTGGCGAAATGGGGGATTCCGCCCTACTGATCGATACGAAATTTATTGAAGGCCAAGATGAGGTGGAAGGTCAGTTCTTCCTCATTCCGGATCCGGATTCATTCGCCAAAATCTTTGCAGCGCTTGGAGTACCGATTGATCATGATCGATGA
- a CDS encoding chemotaxis protein CheD, with product MIDEQYVVKVGMAELNVITQQGLIRTTGLGSCVGLTLYDLQLKIAGLAHVMLPSSDIAREGALNIAKYADTAIPALYRKLLDLGAAPSRLVAKMAGGSQMFTFAGSNDTMRIGPRNVESCKQQLSELGIPLLAEDTGGNYGRTIELDSMTGILYVRSVQMGIKEL from the coding sequence ATGATCGATGAGCAGTATGTCGTCAAGGTAGGCATGGCCGAGTTGAATGTCATTACTCAGCAGGGATTGATACGGACAACGGGCCTAGGCTCCTGTGTAGGATTGACCTTATACGACCTGCAGCTTAAAATTGCCGGTCTTGCGCATGTGATGTTGCCTTCCTCGGACATTGCCCGGGAAGGGGCGCTGAATATCGCCAAGTATGCTGATACAGCCATTCCGGCCCTCTACCGGAAGCTGCTGGACCTTGGAGCAGCGCCAAGCCGCCTAGTTGCTAAGATGGCCGGCGGTTCACAAATGTTTACCTTTGCCGGCAGCAACGACACGATGCGGATTGGTCCACGTAATGTGGAGTCTTGCAAGCAACAGCTGTCTGAACTCGGCATCCCATTGCTCGCGGAGGATACGGGCGGCAATTACGGCCGAACGATCGAACTGGACAGCATGACGGGGATCTTATATGTGCGAAGTGTACAAATGGGGATAAAGGAATTGTAG